A single region of the Labrus bergylta chromosome 10, fLabBer1.1, whole genome shotgun sequence genome encodes:
- the abcg8 gene encoding ATP-binding cassette sub-family G member 8 has translation MDKETGFNHTNGSSQHQDTELFSSEEDSSLYFTYSGGCNELEVNDLHYEVDTAAQIPWYERLSEFKLPWEIKGNKQTAINKLSLRVRSGQMLAVIGSSGCGKTSLLDIITCRDEGGTMTSGQVLINGKPNTPQLVKKSIAHVRQDDRLLPHLTVRETLAFVAKLRLPTHYTQSQRDQRVDDVIAELRLRQCANTRVGNDYVRGVSGGERRRVSIAVQLLWNPGILILDEPTSGLDSFTAHNLVITLSRLARGNRLVLLSVHQPRSDIFQLFDLVVLLSSGSAVYCGPARDMVPYFTALGYPCSRYCNPSDFYVDLISIDRRSPEREAECLDRANVLALQFMEKVQDTEDHMWKPAGPNTAETQPESPQQLSKAKEEVITISENANRLPGRINQFTILIRRHMYNDYRDLVTLLVHGFEALLMSLLVGCLYYGAGDDRLSIQDTVALLYMIGALTPFAVVLDVIAKCHTERAMLYHELEDGMYSVTSYFFAKVLGELPEHCVFTLVYGLPIYWLAGLNEAPERFLLNFLLVWLMVYCSRSMALFVAASLPTLQTSAFMGNSLFTVFYLTGGFVISLENMWLVASWLSHISFMRWGFEGMLQVQFRGNKYPITIANITFNVDGIHVIEAMDMNQYPLYSCYLVLLAVCLCFMGLYYLSLRFIKQKSSQDW, from the exons ATGGACAAAGAAACTGGCTTTAACCATACAAACGGCTCCTCACAG CATCAGGACACCGAGCTGTTCTCGTCTGAAGAAGATAGCAGTCTCTACTTCACCTACAGTGGAGGGTGCAATGAGCTGGAGGTCAACGACCTGCACTATGAG GTGGACACAGCAGCACAGATCCCCTGGTATGAGAGGTTGTCAGAGTTCAAGTTGCCATGGGAGATAAAAGGAAACAAGCAGACAGCCATCAACAAGCTCAGCCTACGTGTTCGCAGCGGACAGATGCTGGCTGTCATTGGCAGCTcag gttGTGGTAAAACATCTCTGCTGGACATAATAACATGCCGTGATGAGGGTGGCACAATGACGTCGGGTCAGGTTCTGATCAATGGGAAACCCAACACACCCCAACTGGTGAAGAAGAGCATTGCTCATGTCCGCCAAGACGACCGCCTTCTCCCTCATCTCACCGTCCGGGAAACTCTCGCTTTTGTTGCAAAACTGAGGctcccaacacactacacacaatcTCAGAGGGACCAGAGG GTAGATGATGTCATCGCAGAGCTGCGTCTGCGACAGTGTGCTAACACCAGGGTGGGAAACGACTATGTGAGGGGAGtttctggaggagagaggaggagagtcagtaTAGCTGTCCAACTTCTCTGGAACCcag GGATTTTAATCCTGGACGAGCCGACTTCAGGTCTGGACAGCTTCACCGCCCACAACCTAGTGATCACACTGTCCCGCCTGGCCCGAGGAAACCGCCTGGTTTTGCTGTCAGTCCATCAGCCTCGCTCAGATATCTTTCAGCTCTTCGACCTCGTCGTTCTGTTGTCGTCTGGTTCAGCTGTTTACTGTGGCCCTGCGCGGGACATGGTACCTTACTTCACTGCACTGGGATACCCCTGCTCACGATACTGCAACCCTTCTGACTTCtatg ttGATCTGATCAGTATAGACCGACGCAGTCcggagcgagaagcagagtgtTTGGACCGGGCCAATGTTCTGGCTCTGCAGTTCATGGAAAAGGTTCAAGACACAGAAGATCACATGTGGAAACCAGCTGGACCGAACACAGCAGAGACACAACCTGAAAG CCCTCAGCAGCTGAGCAAGGCAAAAGAAGAAGTAATCACTATTTCAGAGAACGCAAACAGACTGCCTGGTCGTATAAACCAATTCACGATCCTCATCAG GCGTCACATGTACAATGACTACAGAGACCTGGTCACCTTATTGGTTCACGGCTTCGAGGCCCTCCTCATGTCACTGCTGGTCGGTTGTCTGTACTATGGAGCAGGAGATGATCGTCTGTCCATTCAGGACACAGTGGCTCTCCTCTATATGATCGGAGCTCTCACCCCATTCGCTGTGGTGCTGGACGTCATAGCTAAAT gtcacacagagagagcgatgCTGTACCACGAGCTGGAGGACGGCATGTACTCAGTCACTTCTTACTTCTTTGCCAAG GTCCTGGGGGAGTTACCAGAGCACTGTGTGTTCACCTTGGTGTACGGCCTGCCCATCTATTGGCTGGCCGGGCTCAACGAGGCTCCAGAGCGTTTCCTGCTAAACTTCCTCCTGGTGTGGCTGATGGTTTACTGCAGCCGCTCCATGGCGCTGTTTGTAGCTGCCTCACTGCCCACACTGCAGACATCGGCCTTCATGGGAAACTCCTTGTTCACAGTCTTCTATTTGACTGGAGGGTTTGTCATCAGCCTGGAGAACATGTGGCTCG TGGCCTCATGGCTCTCTCACATCTCCTTCATGCGTTGGGGTTTTGAGGGCATGCTGCAGGTGCAGTTCAGAGGCAACAAGTACCCCATCACTATCGCAAATATCACCTTCAATGTCGACGGGATACAT GTGATCGAGGCCATGGACATGAACCAGTATCCTCTGTACTCGTGCTATCTGGTCCTGCTGGCAGTCTGTCTGTGCTTCATGGGGCTTTATTACTTATCCCTAAGATTCATCAAACAGAAGTCCAGTCAGGACTGGTGA
- the abcg5 gene encoding ATP-binding cassette sub-family G member 5: MAGDRNRLYSMQTAEPNGTKERESFKFVPEEKRDVSKDVREERSEPSCSLSVSKVSYTVSERVGPWWDLPSYRKHWTRQILNNVSFHVDSGQIMGILGNSGSGKTTLLDAVSGRIGNVGTLLGEVFINGRKMKREEYQDCFSYVLQSDNLLSYLTVEETLTYTAQLALRKHSAKAIKKKVSAVMAELSLSHVAHSVIGGRVFPGISGGERRRVSIASQLLQDPRVILLDEPTTGLDSMTANQIVVLLAELARRNRIVIVTIHQPRSELFRVFSRIAIMSRGELVFCGQPEEMVDFFSHCGYECPEYCNPFDIYVDFTSVDTRNSEREAATFNRMHEITSSYQKSDIYQGMLKKMEQSLQVVDKPAIPFKSKESPSGAAKLEVLLRRTARNLSRDRMGVLMRLSQNLIYGLFVAFFVTRLDEDVSKGAVQDRIGIIYQSVGASPYTGMLNAVALFPALRAIGDQESQDGLYTKWQMFLAYIFHILPFSILSVVIFSSFLYWTVGMHPDTLRFLCFTAVVLVPHIVGEMLTVVLMGVVHDPNMVNTGVALLNIAGILVGSGFLRSTLQMPVVFQWLSYLTFQKYSCELLIVTEFHGLNFTCNSLNPLPGVCLITKGDQIIDEGYPGALSRYTQDFVLLYSFLPALLLLGMVSFKIRDMLVRH, translated from the exons ATGGCTGGGGATAGGAACAGATTATATTCCATGCAGACAGCGGAGCCAAACGGGACCAAAGAGAGGGAGTCCTTCAAGTTTGTGCCGGAGGAGAAGAGGGATGTTTCCAAGGACGTTAGAGAGGAGCGATCAGAGCCTTCCTGCAGTCTCAGTGTCAGCAAAGTCTCCTACACGGTCAG tgagcGGGTGGGTCCATGGTGGGACTTACCCTCCTACAGGAAGCACTGGACTCGTCAGATCCTGAATAATGTCTCCTTCCATGTAGACAGTGGGCAGATCATGGGCATACTGGGAAATTCAG GCTCAGGTAAGACCACGTTGTTGGATGCCGTCTCAGGGAGGATTGGAAATGTTGGCACATTGTTGGGTGAGGTCTTCATTAACGGcaggaagatgaagagagaagagtATCAGGACTGCTTCTCCTATGTGCTGCAG AGTGATAACTTGTTGAGTTATCTGACAGTGGAGGAGACTCTGACCTACACAGCTCAGCTGGCCCTGCGGAAACACTCAGCCAAAGCCATCAAGAAGAAG GTGTCAGCGGTGATGGCTGAGCTGAGTCTGAGCCATGTGGCCCACAGTGTCATCGGAGGACGAGTTTTCCCAGGGATCTCTgggggtgagaggaggagagtttCCATCGCCAGCCAGCTACTTCAGGACCCGA GGGTGATCCTATTGGACGAGCCGACCACCGGCCTGGACAGCATGACCGCCAATCAGATCGTGGTCCTGCTGGCAGAGCTGGCCAGGAGGAATCGTATCGTCATAGTAACCATCCACCAACCACGCTCTGAACTCTTCAGG gtgtttaGCAGGATAGCCATAATGAGTCGTGGAGAGCTGGTGTTCTGTGGGCAGCCAGAAGAGATGGTTGATTTCTTCAGCCATTGTGGATATGAGTGTCCAGAGTACTGCAACCCCTTTGACATCTATG TTGACTTCACCTCAGTGGACACACGCAACAGTGAAAGGGAGGCAGCCACCTTCAATCGCATGCATGAGATCACTTCATCGTATCAGAAATCTGACATCTACCAGGGCATGCTGAAAAAAATGGAGCAAAGCCTGCAAGTGGTGGACAAGCCAGCCATCCCCTTTAAGAGCAAAGAGTCACCCAGTGGTGCAGCCAAACTGGAAGTTCTGCTAAG GCGAACAGCAAGAAACCTGTCCAGAGACAGGATGGGTGTTCTGATGCGTCTGTCCCAGAACTTAATCTACGGCCTCTTTGTGGCCTTCTTCGTGACACGTTTAGATGAAGACGTCAGCAAGGGTGCTGTGCAGGACCGCATTGGCATCATCTATCAGAGCGTTGGAGCTTCGCCCTACACTGGCATGCTGAACGCTGTAGCTCTGT TCCCAGCGTTGCGAGCCATCGGTGATCAGGAGAGTCAGGATGGCCTGTACACTAAATGGCAAATGTTCTTGGCTTACATCTTCCACATCCTGCCCTTCAGCATCCTCAGTGTTGtcattttctcctccttcctttacTG GACGGTAGGGATGCACCCTGACACTTTGCGTTTCCTGTGTTTCACTGCCGTAGTCCTGGTGCCACATATTGTAG GTGAAATGCTGACTGTGGTGCTAATGGGAGTGGTCCATGACCCTAACATGGTCAACACTGGAGTGGCTCTTCTCAATATTGCAGGGATTTTGGTTGGATCTGGCTTCCTAAG GAGCACCCTGCAGATGCCTGTTGTCTTTCAGTGGCTCAGCTACCTGACCTTCCAGAAGTACAGCTGTGAGCTCCTTATAGTCACTGAGTTCCATGGACTCAACTTCACATGCA ATAGTCTCAACCCTTTACCAGGAGTTTGTCTCATCACTAAAGGTGATCAGATCATTGATGAAGGCTATCCAGGTGCTCTGTCCCGATACACACAAGACTTTGTTCTCCTCTACTCCTTCCTCcctgcactgctgctgctcGGCATGGTCAGCTTCAAGATCAGAGACATGCTCGTGCGTCACTAA
- the dync2li1 gene encoding cytoplasmic dynein 2 light intermediate chain 1 isoform X1, producing MSKISSDTLWELAAAEAGGRDEDGGEPVSERTLFLMGSKAGGKTSILLRCLDRDEPSKPTLALEYTFGRRARGHNTPKDIAHLWELGGGISLSDLVQIPITTVSIRSLSVILILDLSKPNALWGTMERLLQAAQAQLEKVTSQAQQGQKSKPGAKHQTSVHSAARVLPKDFPDRELISPFPSPLLIIGSKYDLFQEFDSDKRKVVSKTLRFIAHYYAASLIFTSIKSESLMLKTKGFFSHLAFGLDRGKTLSSDPAKPLIIPAGSDSFSQIGSPPTTDVDITSLHAKNPKDLWKKVYERVFPQENTSEQRELKDPAKDPRYSEPQIDAMRAQKDQELDQYKKNAAKSWKGLELET from the exons ATGTCGAAAATAAG CTCAGACACGCTGTGGGAGTTGGCTGCGGCGGAGGCTGGAGGTCGGgatgaggatggaggagagcCGGTCAGCGAGAGGACTTTGTTTCTTATGGGGAGCAAGGCTGGG ggtAAAACGTCAATTCTCCTCAGATGTCTCGACAG GGACGAACCGTCCAAGCCGACTCTGGCACTAGAGTACACTTTTGGTAGACGGGCCAGAGGACACAACACA CCTAAAGATATAGCCCATCTGTGGGAGCTGGGAGGAGGGATCTCTTTGTCAGACCTAGTCCAGATCCCCATCACTACTGTCAGCATCAG GTCTCTCTCTGTTATCCTCATTCTTGACTTGTCTAAACCCAATGCACTGTGGGGAACAATGGAGAGGCTCCTGCAGGCAGCACAAGCTCAGTTGGAGAAAGTCACGTCTCAGGCACAACAAGGGCAGAAGAGCAAACCTGGTGCCAAACACCAGACATCTGTTCACTCAGCGGCACGTGTCTTACCGAAAGACTTCCCT GACAGAGAGCTGATCAGTCCCTTTCCTTCTCCTCTGCTCATCATTGGCAGCAAATATGACCTCTTTCAG GAATTCGACTCTGACAAGAGGAAAGTGGTCAGTAAAACACTGCGTTTTATAGCCCACTATTATGCAGCTTCTCTTATT ttcaCAAGCATCAAGTCGGAGAGCCTAATGTTAAAGACTAAGGGCTTCTTTTCTCACCTGGCTTTTGGTCTAGACAGAGG GAAAACTTTGTCCAGTGACCCCGCTAAGCCTCTCATCATTCCAGCCGGCTCAGATTCCTTCAGCCAAATAG GATCGCCTCCCACTACTGATGTGGACATTACATCTCTTCATGCTAAAAACCCAAAGGACCTCTGGAAGAAAGTCTATGAGCGTGTTTTCCCACAAGAG AATACCAGTGAGCAGAGGGAGCTGAAGGATCCAGCCAAAGACCCACGTTACAGTGAGCCTCAGATTGATGCCATGAGAGCCCAGAAAGACCAG gagCTGGATCAGTACAAGAAGAACGCAGCTAAGTCATGGAAAGGGCTGGAACTGGAGACATGA
- the dync2li1 gene encoding cytoplasmic dynein 2 light intermediate chain 1 isoform X2 produces MGSKAGGKTSILLRCLDRDEPSKPTLALEYTFGRRARGHNTPKDIAHLWELGGGISLSDLVQIPITTVSIRSLSVILILDLSKPNALWGTMERLLQAAQAQLEKVTSQAQQGQKSKPGAKHQTSVHSAARVLPKDFPDRELISPFPSPLLIIGSKYDLFQEFDSDKRKVVSKTLRFIAHYYAASLIFTSIKSESLMLKTKGFFSHLAFGLDRGKTLSSDPAKPLIIPAGSDSFSQIGSPPTTDVDITSLHAKNPKDLWKKVYERVFPQENTSEQRELKDPAKDPRYSEPQIDAMRAQKDQELDQYKKNAAKSWKGLELET; encoded by the exons ATGGGGAGCAAGGCTGGG ggtAAAACGTCAATTCTCCTCAGATGTCTCGACAG GGACGAACCGTCCAAGCCGACTCTGGCACTAGAGTACACTTTTGGTAGACGGGCCAGAGGACACAACACA CCTAAAGATATAGCCCATCTGTGGGAGCTGGGAGGAGGGATCTCTTTGTCAGACCTAGTCCAGATCCCCATCACTACTGTCAGCATCAG GTCTCTCTCTGTTATCCTCATTCTTGACTTGTCTAAACCCAATGCACTGTGGGGAACAATGGAGAGGCTCCTGCAGGCAGCACAAGCTCAGTTGGAGAAAGTCACGTCTCAGGCACAACAAGGGCAGAAGAGCAAACCTGGTGCCAAACACCAGACATCTGTTCACTCAGCGGCACGTGTCTTACCGAAAGACTTCCCT GACAGAGAGCTGATCAGTCCCTTTCCTTCTCCTCTGCTCATCATTGGCAGCAAATATGACCTCTTTCAG GAATTCGACTCTGACAAGAGGAAAGTGGTCAGTAAAACACTGCGTTTTATAGCCCACTATTATGCAGCTTCTCTTATT ttcaCAAGCATCAAGTCGGAGAGCCTAATGTTAAAGACTAAGGGCTTCTTTTCTCACCTGGCTTTTGGTCTAGACAGAGG GAAAACTTTGTCCAGTGACCCCGCTAAGCCTCTCATCATTCCAGCCGGCTCAGATTCCTTCAGCCAAATAG GATCGCCTCCCACTACTGATGTGGACATTACATCTCTTCATGCTAAAAACCCAAAGGACCTCTGGAAGAAAGTCTATGAGCGTGTTTTCCCACAAGAG AATACCAGTGAGCAGAGGGAGCTGAAGGATCCAGCCAAAGACCCACGTTACAGTGAGCCTCAGATTGATGCCATGAGAGCCCAGAAAGACCAG gagCTGGATCAGTACAAGAAGAACGCAGCTAAGTCATGGAAAGGGCTGGAACTGGAGACATGA
- the lyrm7 gene encoding complex III assembly factor LYRM7 → MGTRLKVLSVFKKLHRTRLAVFNHDDRSLTAARLKINEEFRKNKNEPSEENIQKMIKMGSDVEIVLRESVLQMEHLGENTLLLRPRESLLLENVPYCDQPRKKS, encoded by the exons ATGGGTACACGTTTGAAG GTCCTTAGCGTGTTTAAAAAGCTGCACAGAACCAGGCTGGCTGTGTTCAACCATGATGACAGATCACTGACAG CTGCAAGATTAAAGATCAATGAGGAGTTccggaaaaacaaaaatgaaccTTCAGAAGAAAACATCCAGAAG ATGATTAAAATGGGCTCGGATGTGGAAATTGTTCTTCGAGAATCCGTGTTACAAATGGAACACCTTGGGGAAAATACACTCt TGCTACGACCCAGAGAGAGCCTACTACTAGAAAATGTACCCTACTGTGACCAGCCCAGGAAAAAGTCATGA
- the hint1 gene encoding histidine triad nucleotide-binding protein 1, with protein MADETKKAQVAQPGGDTIFGKIIRKEIPVQLLYEDDQCVAFPDISPQAPTHILVVPKKPIVRLSEAEECDAALLGHLMIVAKKCAQDAGLAKGYRIVINDGPDGGQSVYHIHIHVLGGRSMEWPPG; from the exons ATGGCTGATGAAACGAAAAAAGCGCAGGTAGCCCAGCCGGGTGGAGACACAATATTTGGGAAAATAATACGTAAAGAAATCCCTGTCCAACTTCTCTACGAAGATGATCAG tGTGTAGCTTTCCCTGACATTTCACCTCAAGCTCCCACTCACATCCTGGTGGTTCCTAAAAAGCCGATTGTGAGGTTGTCGGAAGCAGAGGAATGTGATGCTGCA TTGTTGGGCCACTTGATGATAGTCGCAAAGAAGTGTGCTCAGGATGCGGGCCTTGCTAAAGGCTACAGGATTGTCATCAATGATGGACCTGATGGAGGCCAGTCGGTCtaccacatccacatccacgTCTTGGGTGGACGCAGTATGGAATGGCCCCCTGGTTAA
- the cep170aa gene encoding centrosomal protein of 170 kDa isoform X2 — translation MGLATSAMEEDNKEARRGEKSKEGSLHATANDDSSYFEIPTKEGHMANNGIHEIPTKDTESAATAAQGHASFTIEFDNTSPGKVTIKDHVSKFTPDHPRPRSKKSGAGSGGAGGRDLSTLQAAMMASESKVADWLAQNDPTLVRSESTEDDSKSIKSDVPVHLKRLKGSKHDDGTQSDSENGLGLRFANRRHALEERLKAAHATAGGAGGTAGGNITLSGSRGSGSRTGFMIELYDEENPRKRRSYSFSQTAPLQVGGTGGEGLCPQPPSHPKVFSISTSAASASDSGKAPIPATVTAGAPTAARALLKQRSEDLSIGRCSVSTGLATGSPTSPSEDASVVGKGADTVGGEAEDDHSDKGTYTIDLENKNPEEEEARRMIDKVFGVQQNQDSSILADLKGEVKRKETRETGKEALPGDTSWVSEWASLAANHTRTDPEGSGAETATFLHKERADAFESGASLSRGESSSSLTDRKRRTLPQLPVDDPRAKSSTKALGVRSEIGEKQDTEPQEKENKGDGESPIAIGDVEMTSKRKQSSTSSPSKAPARTSGSTERRKRSEERNGGGGGAGEVGEKSGKPLVRQGSFTIEKPSGNVPAELIPHINRGGTGRERSDSVGSMDTATLLKDTEAVMAFLEAKLRDENKLEQKSSKTGITTQGSGSGYPARTDSISPESDVDTASTASHAAGEAERKGLTSSEQKRRSLSSMHREKSNMSTSSKTSITNSSARERLERKSKTRTAEATSRTDPRRSVHASSAPTRVRQPSLDLTDDDLTSSFPISDNFSSDQETYSGPLGHSKLDSRSTKTSTSGYSKTSRTLQAATTSSLNKQASLPQPRPTRASLLRRARLGDTSDTDLADADRVSVASEVSTTSSTSKPPSGRKGLSRLDMLAQPRRNRVGSISARSDSECTVTRSSTSSPRLSAETALRLGLRSSTPTENRLTPRMRANSVSKLNETKTKTTTSGYSSPTESTQPDPEGGGAEEELSVSSSSRWRRLPPEYGSTSEEEFGSNRNSPKHGGRSHVRPHHLVPHRSTRPGTSPSTGSSMVTGVGGVGVKHRMREQEEYIRDWTAHSEEIARLFPCVRRISQDLAKDLAVLAREIHDVAGEIDSVSSSGTAPSTTVSTAATTPGSAIDTREEVGPARPTQPEIQESMRKLVDRVFDESLNFRKIPPVISTNKAPEINGKPVELRPRAPDSLEPRALRRRTWNREEAVLDSLLINSVSQLSTKIRHSIDKTAGKIRILFKDKDRNWDEIESKLRLENDVPLLKTSNKEISSILLELKRVEKQLQVINVMVDPDGTLDALANLGLTSPTTPTKPLTAKTTSTSATSPGSAPQAKESLPEVLPGPGGSSARVQASSANTEALSRDPNVGLGLAGVGGLPFNRMRPSGEEAIAQK, via the exons TGGCCCAGAACGACCCTACTCTGGTGCGCAGCGAGTCAACAGAGGACGACAGCAAGAGCATCAAGAGCGACGTGCCAGTCCACCTCAAAAGGCTAAAAG GCAGCAAACATGACGATGGCACCCAGAGTGACTCAGAAAATGGGTTGGGTCTGCGTTTCGCCAACCGTCGCCACGCCCTCGAAGAACGCCTAAAAGCAGCACACGCCAccgcaggaggagctggaggaacAGCAGGGGGGAATATAACATTGAGTGGGAGCAGAGGATCTGGCTCCCGCACTGGCTTCATGATCGAGTTATATGACGAGGAAAACCCTCGCAAGCGCCGGTCATATTCGTTTTCCCAGACTGCTCCCCTGCAGGTGGGAGGAACAGGTGGAGAGGGATTGTGTCCTCAGCCTCCTTCTCATCCTAAGGTGTTCAGCATTTCCACCTCTGCTGCTTCAGCGTcagattctg GTAAGGCTCCTATACCAGCTACAGTGACAGCAGGTGCTCCGACAGCTGCCCGCGCGCTTCTCAAACAGAGGTCAGAGGATCTAAGTATTGGTCGCTGCTCAGTCAGTACCGGTCTGGCAACAGGTAGCCCCACCAGCCCCAGCGAGGACGCCTCAGTCGTGGGAAAAGGAGCGGATACAGTCGGAGGAGAGGCAGAGGATGATCATAGCGATAAGGGGACTTACACTATCGACCTGGAGAACAAGAAtccagaagaagaggaggccaGGCGCATGATAGACAAG GTGTTCGGTGTACAGCAGAACCAGGACTCCTCTATTCTGGCAGACCTTAAAGGAGAAGTAAAAAGAAAGGAGacgagagagacaggaaaagag GCTCTTCCTGGTGACACGAGCTGGGTCTCTGAGTGGGCCAGTCTAGCAGCCAATCACACCAGGACGGACCCAGAAGGCTCAGGAGCAGAAACAGCCACCTTCCTGCACAAAGAGAGAG CTGATGCCTTTGAGTCTGGTGCATCCCTCAGCAGAGGTGAATCTTCCTCCAGTCTGACTGACCGCAAGCGCAGGACCCTCCCCCAGCTCCCTGTGGATGACCCCCGGGCTAAATCCAGCACCAAAGCTCTGGGAGTGAGATCTGAGATTGGGGAGaaacaagacactgaaccccaggAAAAAGAGAACAAGGGAGACGGGGAGTCCCCAATTGCCATAGGGGACGTTGAGATGACCAGTAAACGTAAACAGAGCTCCACATCTTCACCGTCAAAGGCTCCTGCTCGGACCTCTGGCAGCACTGAGCGGAGGAAGAGGTCAGAGGAGCGTAacggtggtggaggaggagctggagaagtAGGAGAGAAGTCTGGGAAGCCCTTAGTACGCCAAGGCAGCTTCACCATTGAGAAGCCCAGCGGTAATGTCCCTGCAGAGCTCATCCCTCACATCAACAGAGGCGGCACTGGACGAGAACGCAGTGACTCTGTAGGCAGCATGGATACTGCTACGCTTCTGAAGGACACTGAAGCTGTCATGGCATTCCTTGAGGCCAAGCTaagagatgaaaacaaactagAACAGAAAAGCAGTAAAACTGGCATCACCACTCAGGGTTCAGGTTCTGGCTACCCTGCTCGGACTGACTCCATTTCTCCTGAGTCAGATGTGGACACAGCCAGCACAGCTAGTCATGCGGctggagaggcagagagaaaaggcTTAACTAGCAGCGAACAAAAGCGACGTTCCCTCAGTAGCATGCACCGAGAGAAGAGTAACATGAGCACTTCTTCCAAGACCAGCATCACAAACTCAAGTGCCCGGGAACGCCTGGAGAGGAAGTCTAAAACAAGAACTGCAGAAGCTACAAGTCGGACTGACCCACGCCGCTCTGTTCATGCATCCTCTGCCCCCACCAGAGTGCGCCAGCCTTCTCTGGACCTTACTGATGATGACCTGACTTCTTCATTCCCTATCTCTGACAATTTTTCCTCAGACCAGGAAACCTACTCTGGACCATTGGGGCATTCCAAACTCGACAGTAGGTCCACTAAAACCTCCACCAGTGGCTACTCCAAAACCAGCCGCACTCTCCAGGCAGCCACAACCTCTTCGCTCAACAAGCAAGCCTCACTGCCTCAGCCAAGGCCCACAAGAGCCTCACTTCTCCGCCGAGCAAGATTGGGAGATACGTCAGACACAGATCTAGCTGATGCAGACAGGGTTTCAGTTGCATCTGAGGTGTCCACCACGAGCTCCACCTCCAAGCCACCGTCTGGTCGGAAAGGACTTTCAAGACTGGACATGCTGGCTCAGCCGCGAAGGAACCGCGTGGGCTCCATTTCAGCCCGCAGTGACTCTGAGTGTACAGTAACCCGCAGCTCCACCTCTTCACCCCGCCTGTCAGCTGAGACCGCTCTGCGTCTGGGCTTGCGCTCATCAACTCCAACAGAGAACAGGCTGACACCAAGGATGAGGGCCAACAGCGTGTCCAAACTAAATGAGACCAAGACGAAGACCACTACATCTGGATACTCATCTCCCACAG AGAGCACTCAGCCTGATCCTGAGGGTGGTGGTGCTGAGGAAGAGCTGTCGG TGTCAAGTAGCAGCAGGTGGAGACGTCTGCCGCCAGAGTATGGCTCCACCTCGGAGGAAGAGTTTGGCTCCAACCGAAACTCTCCAAAGCACGGAGGACGCTCCCATGTTCGGCCCCATCACCTTGTACCACACCGCAGCACAAGACCCGGAACCAGTCCAAGCACAGGATCCAGCATGGTGACTGGCGTGGGTGGAGTGGGGGTCAAACACCGCatgagagagcaggaggagtacATCAGGGACTGGACAGCACATAGCGAGGAGATAGCCAG GTTATTCCCATGTGTGCGCAGGATCAGCCAGGACCTGGCTAAAGATTTGGCTGTCTTGGCTCGTGAGATACATGATGTAGCCGGGGAGATTGACTCAGTTAGCTCATCTGGCACAGCACCCAGCACCACTGTCAGCACTGCTGCCACAACCCCAGGATCAGCTATCGACACACGGGAAGAGGTAGGCCCTGCACGTCCCACGCAGCCGGAAATACAGGAGAGCATGAGAAAG TTGGTGGATCGAGTGTTTGATGAGAGTCTCAACTTTAGGAAGATCCCACCTGTCATTTCAACCAATAAGGCTCCAGAGATTAACGGCAAACCGGTGGAGCTCCGTCCCCGCGCTCCTGACAGTCTGGAGCCTCGAGCCCTGAGAAGACGAACCTGGAACCGAGAAGAG GCAGTGTTAGACAGCCTGCTGATCAACTCAGTCTCTCAGCTCTCCACCAAGATCAGACACTCGATTGACAAAACAGCAGGCAAAATCAG gaTATTGTTCAAGGATAAGGACAGGAACTGGGATGAAATTGAGAGTAAACTGAGATTGGAGAATGATGTACCTCTTCTGAAAACGTCCAACAAG GAGATATCCTCAATTCTGCTCGAACTGAAGAGAGTTGAAAAGCAGCTTCAGG TGATCAATGTGATGGTGGACCCAGACGGGACTCTAGACGCCCTGGCCAACCTCGGCCTTACCAGCCCCACCACCCCAACCAAGCCCTTAACAGCCAAAACAACTTCCACCTCTGCCACCAGCCCTGGGTCTGCGCCCCAAGCCAAAGAATCACTTCCTGAGGTCTTACCTGGGCCTGGAGGATCATCAGCAAGGGTTCAGGCTTCCTCTGCCAACACAGAGGCGCTTTCACGAGACCCCAATGTAGGATTAGGGTTAGCAGGAGTCGGAGGGCTGCCATTCAACCGCATGCGGCCCAGCGGAGAGGAGGCCATAGCACAGAAGTAA